One segment of Leptospirillum ferrooxidans C2-3 DNA contains the following:
- a CDS encoding ParA family protein — MPRIMAVANQKGGVGKTTTTINLAASLAVEEKKVLIIDLDPQGNTTSGLGISLSPSAPSSYQFIAGTRSMGECMLETSLKYLSLLPGTMQMAGFEAEGAKMSNPHLTLRKKMAECSLSDYDFIFLDCPPSLGYITINALVAADSVLIPVQCEFFALEGLSHLLKTLERVRKSWNPSLEIEGILPTMFDKRNRLSNQVLDELKNHFPEMVFKSIIPRNVTLGEAPSHGKPVLLYDAMSRGAQSYLHLAREILAYG; from the coding sequence ATGCCAAGAATCATGGCGGTTGCAAATCAGAAGGGTGGAGTCGGGAAGACGACTACAACGATCAATCTTGCAGCGTCCCTGGCTGTTGAAGAAAAAAAAGTTCTGATCATTGATCTGGACCCTCAAGGAAACACGACAAGTGGTTTGGGTATCTCCCTTTCTCCTTCGGCACCGTCATCCTATCAGTTTATTGCCGGAACCCGATCGATGGGTGAGTGCATGCTGGAAACAAGTCTGAAGTACTTATCGCTGTTGCCGGGAACGATGCAGATGGCAGGATTTGAAGCTGAAGGGGCCAAAATGTCAAATCCACATCTGACACTTCGGAAAAAAATGGCAGAGTGTTCCCTTTCGGATTATGATTTTATTTTTCTGGATTGCCCTCCATCTCTTGGCTATATCACGATTAATGCCCTGGTCGCGGCCGATTCTGTTTTAATACCTGTTCAATGTGAGTTTTTTGCTTTGGAAGGATTGTCCCATCTTTTGAAAACGCTTGAACGGGTCAGGAAGTCATGGAATCCCTCCCTTGAAATCGAGGGAATACTCCCAACAATGTTTGACAAGAGAAACAGACTCTCGAATCAGGTATTGGATGAGTTGAAAAATCATTTTCCCGAGATGGTTTTTAAAAGCATCATCCCCAGAAATGTGACTCTTGGTGAGGCACCAAGCCACGGTAAGCCAGTTCTTCTCTATGACGCGATGAGCCGCGGGGCCCAATCGTATCTGCATTTGGCACGGGAGATCCTTGCATATGGCTAA
- a CDS encoding RsmG family class I SAM-dependent methyltransferase produces MVAEQERLLDQYCDLLLHWNSRVRLTGFHTKSEIQKNLIFEPASASRYFSLQNDPFPLVDLGSGNGSPGIIFAILNPARPIFLIERRQKKMTFLLYAAGNLKLSNVHVLEDITMIKPYLSGSQVDIWSKAVSWEDLLKACLPLLPLYSPIRIRKFGEDLPLLTCSSMAVHGITFKDFKESGQSGKVADFYVSEALLSGQTGL; encoded by the coding sequence ATGGTGGCTGAACAGGAACGTCTTCTGGATCAATATTGCGACTTGTTACTCCATTGGAACTCCAGGGTTCGCTTGACAGGATTCCACACCAAAAGCGAAATCCAAAAAAATCTCATTTTTGAGCCAGCGAGTGCCTCCAGGTATTTCTCCTTGCAGAATGATCCTTTTCCTCTTGTAGATCTGGGATCCGGGAATGGATCTCCAGGAATCATTTTTGCCATTTTAAATCCTGCCAGGCCCATATTCTTAATTGAGCGTCGCCAAAAAAAAATGACCTTTCTACTGTATGCCGCCGGAAACCTCAAACTGTCCAATGTTCATGTTCTGGAAGATATTACGATGATTAAGCCGTATCTTTCAGGGAGCCAAGTCGATATCTGGTCGAAGGCAGTTTCCTGGGAAGATCTTTTGAAGGCGTGTTTACCGCTATTGCCTCTGTACTCTCCGATCCGGATTCGAAAATTTGGTGAGGATCTTCCTTTATTGACTTGCTCTTCCATGGCTGTTCATGGGATAACATTCAAAGATTTTAAGGAATCCGGACAGTCTGGAAAAGTGGCAGACTTTTATGTCTCAGAAGCTCTTTTGTCTGGCCAAACCGGCCTTTGA
- a CDS encoding bactofilin family protein, protein MSSESNSFKNQSGLSGKNITAFLGKETYFKGVIQFEGTMRIDGKVDGEIISNHTLIIGETAEIDGAVRVRTVVCGGQITGEIESGDSLHLVKPSKVRAKIQTRSLLVEEGVIFNGQCEMPEAGSGESDKTRK, encoded by the coding sequence ATGTCATCTGAAAGCAATTCGTTCAAGAACCAGTCCGGTTTGTCCGGAAAAAACATAACGGCTTTCCTGGGGAAGGAAACCTACTTTAAAGGTGTGATCCAGTTTGAAGGGACCATGCGAATTGATGGAAAGGTCGATGGGGAGATTATCTCAAACCACACTCTGATCATTGGGGAAACGGCCGAAATCGATGGAGCTGTCCGGGTCAGGACTGTGGTTTGCGGTGGCCAGATCACCGGGGAAATCGAATCGGGGGATTCTCTCCATCTTGTCAAACCGTCAAAAGTCAGGGCAAAAATACAGACGAGATCATTGCTGGTTGAGGAAGGGGTGATCTTTAATGGTCAATGTGAAATGCCGGAAGCCGGGAGCGGAGAATCCGACAAGACAAGAAAATGA
- a CDS encoding ParB/RepB/Spo0J family partition protein, translated as MAKNSLGRGLDSLFEPEGPSHEGDILMIPVTDIQGNPYQPRKTFREEELLEMMDSLANHGILQPIILTKIPSRGEGYFLVAGERRYRAACRLGWETIPGIVKDIPETSLLEIALVENLQRSDLNPVEIAVGLNQLIEECTWTQEQLAKHLGMKRSTIANYLRILALPIETLGLLETGELNMGHAKILLGIKDPQMQKKWENSIIEEGLSVRSLEKNIGKKTFPKKAVPEWAVSSQETLTSSFGRAVRIKPVKKAFQITVDIQDEKDLNDFLGRLGLTPDYESERSE; from the coding sequence ATGGCTAAAAACAGTTTGGGACGAGGGCTTGATTCTCTTTTTGAACCAGAAGGACCGAGCCATGAGGGGGATATCCTCATGATTCCGGTAACGGATATTCAGGGAAATCCCTATCAGCCGAGGAAGACCTTCAGGGAAGAAGAGCTCCTTGAGATGATGGACTCTCTGGCCAATCATGGAATTCTCCAGCCGATTATTTTGACCAAAATTCCCAGTCGGGGAGAGGGATACTTCCTGGTGGCCGGAGAAAGACGGTACCGGGCAGCGTGCCGTTTGGGCTGGGAAACGATTCCGGGAATCGTCAAGGATATTCCGGAGACCAGTTTGCTCGAGATCGCTCTGGTCGAAAATCTGCAGCGTTCGGATCTGAACCCTGTTGAAATCGCCGTGGGACTGAACCAGTTGATTGAAGAATGTACCTGGACACAGGAACAATTGGCCAAACATTTGGGCATGAAACGCTCTACCATTGCAAACTATCTCCGCATTCTTGCATTGCCTATTGAAACGCTGGGCCTTCTGGAAACCGGAGAGTTGAATATGGGCCATGCAAAAATCCTGCTTGGCATCAAAGACCCCCAGATGCAGAAGAAGTGGGAAAACAGCATTATAGAAGAGGGTCTCTCTGTCAGAAGTCTTGAAAAGAATATTGGGAAAAAAACGTTTCCCAAAAAAGCCGTTCCCGAATGGGCAGTGTCAAGTCAGGAAACCTTGACGTCAAGTTTTGGAAGGGCTGTCCGGATCAAACCAGTGAAAAAAGCGTTTCAGATTACGGTCGACATTCAGGATGAGAAGGATCTGAATGACTTTCTTGGGCGATTGGGTCTTACTCCCGATTATGAAAGCGAAAGGTCTGAATAA
- the mnmA gene encoding tRNA 2-thiouridine(34) synthase MnmA, translating into MNNKVLVGMSGGVDSAVAALKMQQAGYDVTGAIIEIWDPQDQSECGTSPETSRPWSERGCCHVPMVKYLCEEILSIPFIMVDRRDAFRKKVMDPFREEYLKAQTPNPCVTCNAQVKIHELMALADSLNIQKVATGHYARKTHSPLTGAFHVAKGKDSKKDQSYFLAKLQSSEIERLEWPLAELTKEEVREIARNSGFPVSEMVENMEACFVSDKNLKSYLDRWIPLEMKGQWEAVGQSGEKIGSMEGGLGLTRGQRRGMGTGFGERVYVLDIIPERKQVVLGSKESLSVEECILEDWSGPDPDSIKTPLSVVFRSSMKPVACQISWYSPGQKKVGLTLMEPSPWVSPGQVGAILFDREIILGAGTISLSGNEES; encoded by the coding sequence ATGAATAATAAAGTCCTGGTTGGAATGAGCGGAGGAGTGGATTCCGCTGTGGCCGCCCTGAAGATGCAACAGGCAGGATATGACGTTACCGGGGCTATCATCGAAATATGGGACCCACAAGATCAGTCTGAATGCGGGACATCTCCCGAAACCTCCCGTCCCTGGTCCGAACGGGGATGCTGTCATGTGCCCATGGTCAAATACCTCTGCGAAGAAATTCTTTCGATCCCATTTATCATGGTTGACCGGCGTGATGCGTTCCGGAAAAAGGTCATGGATCCCTTTCGTGAGGAGTATCTGAAGGCTCAAACCCCGAATCCCTGCGTGACATGCAATGCTCAGGTGAAGATCCATGAGTTGATGGCGCTTGCCGATTCCCTGAATATTCAGAAAGTCGCAACAGGTCATTATGCCAGAAAGACCCATTCCCCTCTTACGGGAGCTTTCCATGTTGCGAAAGGGAAAGATTCCAAAAAAGACCAGTCCTATTTTTTGGCAAAGCTTCAGTCGTCTGAAATTGAGCGACTTGAATGGCCCTTGGCAGAATTGACGAAGGAAGAAGTCCGGGAGATTGCCAGAAATTCCGGTTTTCCGGTTTCAGAGATGGTTGAAAACATGGAAGCTTGTTTTGTGTCGGATAAAAATCTGAAGTCTTACCTTGATCGCTGGATTCCCTTGGAAATGAAGGGACAATGGGAAGCCGTCGGGCAATCGGGGGAAAAGATCGGATCGATGGAAGGTGGTCTGGGACTTACGCGAGGTCAACGAAGAGGGATGGGAACAGGGTTTGGAGAACGAGTGTATGTCCTCGATATTATTCCCGAAAGGAAGCAAGTCGTTCTTGGTTCGAAAGAGAGCCTTTCTGTTGAGGAATGTATCCTTGAAGATTGGAGTGGTCCAGATCCCGATTCCATTAAAACCCCCTTGTCGGTCGTTTTCAGGTCCTCAATGAAACCGGTGGCTTGCCAGATATCCTGGTATTCTCCTGGCCAGAAAAAGGTTGGACTGACTCTTATGGAACCTTCTCCTTGGGTTTCTCCAGGACAGGTTGGTGCAATATTGTTTGATAGGGAGATCATTCTTGGAGCCGGAACGATCTCCTTATCCGGGAATGAAGAATCTTGA